The following proteins are encoded in a genomic region of Streptomyces sp. NBC_01723:
- a CDS encoding aldehyde dehydrogenase family protein, with the protein MKAHDGMYIDGAWRSADGRDTIDVVNPVDERVIGTVPAGTALDVDTAVRAARAALPGWAATPPAERAARLAALRDVLVARKDEVAETVTAELGSPLKFSQAVHAAAPIAVAGSYAELAATYAFEEKVGNSVVHHEPVGVVGAITPWNYPLHQIVAKVAPALAAGCTIVLKPAEDTPLTAQLFAEAVHEAGLPAGVFNLVTGLGPVAGQALAEHPGVDLVSFTGSTAVGRRIGALAGAAVKNVALELGGKSANVILPSADLAKAVNVGVANVMSNSGQTCSAWTRMLVHRDQYDEAVELAARAAAKYGDRIGPVVNAKQQERVRGYIEKGVAEGARIVAGGAEAPREQGYYVSPTVLADVTEDMTVAQEEIFGPVLSVLRYEDEEDALRIANGTVYGLAGAVWAGDEAEAVAFARRMETGQVDINGGRFNPLAPFGGYKQSGVGRELGAHGLTEYLQTKSLQF; encoded by the coding sequence ATGAAGGCACACGACGGCATGTACATCGACGGGGCCTGGCGGTCCGCCGACGGCCGGGACACGATCGACGTCGTGAACCCGGTCGACGAGCGGGTGATCGGCACGGTCCCCGCCGGTACCGCCCTGGACGTCGACACCGCCGTACGCGCGGCCCGCGCCGCCCTGCCCGGCTGGGCCGCCACCCCGCCCGCCGAGCGCGCCGCCCGCCTGGCCGCCCTGCGGGACGTGCTGGTCGCCCGCAAGGACGAGGTCGCCGAGACGGTCACCGCCGAACTGGGCTCCCCGCTGAAGTTCTCGCAGGCCGTGCACGCCGCCGCCCCGATCGCGGTCGCGGGCTCCTACGCCGAGCTGGCGGCGACGTACGCCTTCGAGGAGAAGGTCGGCAACTCCGTCGTCCACCACGAGCCGGTCGGCGTGGTCGGCGCCATCACCCCCTGGAACTACCCGCTGCACCAGATCGTCGCCAAGGTCGCCCCGGCGCTCGCGGCCGGCTGCACGATCGTGCTCAAGCCCGCCGAGGACACCCCGCTCACCGCGCAGCTCTTCGCCGAGGCGGTGCACGAGGCGGGCCTCCCCGCGGGCGTCTTCAACCTGGTCACCGGCCTCGGCCCGGTCGCCGGCCAGGCCCTCGCCGAGCACCCCGGCGTCGACCTGGTCTCCTTCACCGGCTCGACGGCGGTCGGCCGCCGGATCGGCGCCCTCGCCGGCGCCGCCGTCAAGAACGTCGCCCTCGAACTCGGCGGCAAGTCCGCCAACGTCATCCTGCCCAGCGCCGACCTGGCCAAGGCCGTGAACGTCGGCGTCGCCAACGTCATGTCCAACTCCGGTCAGACGTGCAGCGCCTGGACCCGCATGCTCGTCCACCGCGACCAGTACGACGAGGCGGTGGAGCTGGCCGCCCGGGCCGCCGCCAAGTACGGCGACCGGATCGGCCCGGTCGTCAACGCCAAGCAGCAGGAGCGCGTGCGCGGCTACATCGAGAAGGGCGTCGCCGAGGGCGCGCGGATCGTCGCGGGCGGCGCCGAAGCCCCGCGGGAGCAGGGGTACTACGTCTCCCCGACGGTCCTCGCCGACGTCACCGAGGACATGACGGTCGCCCAGGAGGAGATCTTCGGCCCCGTCCTGTCCGTCCTGCGCTACGAGGACGAGGAGGACGCCCTGCGGATCGCCAACGGCACGGTGTACGGCCTCGCCGGCGCCGTCTGGGCCGGGGACGAGGCCGAGGCGGTCGCCTTCGCGCGGCGGATGGAGACCGGCCAGGTCGACATCAACGGCGGCCGGTTCAACCCGCTGGCGCCCTTCGGCGGCTACAAGCAGTCGGGCGTGGGCCGCGAACTGGGCGCGCACGGCCTCACCGAGTACCTCCAGACCAAGTCCCTCCAGTTCTAG
- a CDS encoding ABC transporter ATP-binding protein yields MTRAISLHDVSKTFARGVRVVDRLSLDIAPGEFLVLLGPSGCGKSTVLRMIAGLEEVTEGEVLLDGAYANDLLPAERRMAMVFQNFALYPNMTTRGNIGFPLRVEDPQTDPGPRVDATARMLGIEDLLDRLPAQLSGGERQRVAMGRAISRHPTAFLMDEPLSNLDAKLRNHLRAEITRLTRELGVTTIYVTHDQSEAMSLGDRVAVLRGGVLQQVDAPRAVYALPRNVFVAAFIGTPRINLLRGIVRAPLDGAMTISLGKQFLRLPEPLCLDHQLLRVQQGREVIVGLRSEAVRIAKPASARPGEVLLTGLVEHVEFQGHEILVHLNTGSRPAVVPDLEAPRPATRPVRRRRRDGTVLDRLRERAGTLRAGPVVVMDEAEEAQGQSPAVTAPDGRLPGDLIVRTTPDIDLRHGMQVPLLVDLAHLFVFDQHGDRICPAPARLPDLEE; encoded by the coding sequence ATGACACGCGCCATCTCCCTGCACGACGTGAGCAAGACCTTCGCGCGAGGCGTCCGCGTGGTGGACCGGCTGTCGCTGGACATCGCGCCGGGCGAGTTCCTCGTCCTGCTCGGCCCCTCCGGCTGCGGCAAGTCGACCGTGCTGCGCATGATCGCCGGGCTGGAGGAGGTCACCGAGGGCGAGGTGCTGCTGGACGGCGCGTACGCCAACGACCTGCTCCCCGCCGAGCGGCGGATGGCGATGGTCTTCCAGAACTTCGCGCTGTACCCCAACATGACGACCCGTGGGAACATCGGCTTCCCGCTGCGCGTCGAGGACCCCCAGACAGACCCCGGGCCCCGCGTGGACGCCACCGCACGCATGCTGGGCATCGAGGACCTCCTCGACCGCCTGCCCGCCCAGCTCTCCGGCGGCGAACGCCAGCGCGTCGCCATGGGCCGGGCCATCTCCCGCCACCCCACCGCCTTCCTGATGGACGAGCCGCTGTCCAACCTGGACGCCAAGCTCCGCAACCACCTGCGCGCCGAGATCACCCGGCTGACCCGGGAACTGGGCGTCACCACGATCTACGTCACCCACGACCAGTCCGAGGCCATGTCCCTCGGCGACCGGGTCGCGGTCCTGCGCGGCGGCGTGCTCCAGCAGGTGGACGCCCCGCGCGCCGTGTACGCCCTGCCCCGCAACGTCTTCGTCGCCGCCTTCATCGGCACCCCGCGCATCAACCTGCTGCGCGGGATCGTGCGCGCCCCGCTGGACGGCGCGATGACGATCAGCCTGGGCAAGCAGTTCCTGCGCCTGCCCGAACCGCTCTGCCTGGACCACCAGTTGCTCCGCGTCCAGCAGGGCCGGGAGGTGATCGTGGGCCTGCGCTCGGAGGCCGTCCGGATCGCGAAGCCCGCGTCCGCCCGCCCCGGCGAGGTACTGCTCACCGGCCTGGTCGAGCACGTCGAGTTCCAGGGCCACGAGATCCTCGTCCACCTCAACACCGGGTCGCGGCCCGCCGTCGTGCCCGACCTGGAGGCCCCGCGGCCCGCCACCCGGCCCGTCCGGCGCCGCCGCCGCGACGGCACCGTCCTCGACCGGCTGAGGGAACGGGCGGGCACCCTGCGCGCCGGGCCGGTGGTGGTCATGGACGAAGCGGAGGAGGCGCAGGGGCAAAGCCCCGCCGTCACCGCCCCCGACGGCCGCCTCCCCGGCGACCTGATCGTCCGCACCACCCCCGACATCGACCTGCGCCACGGCATGCAGGTCCCGCTGCTCGTCGACCTCGCCCACCTGTTCGTCTTCGACCAGCACGGCGACCGCATCTGCCCGGCCCCCGCGCGGCTGCCGGACCTGGAGGAGTGA
- a CDS encoding MFS transporter has product MGPGGNRGWLLRLVIAFGFAQGAVSMARPAVSYRALALGADERAVGVIAGVYALLPLFAAVPLGRRTDHGRCAPLLPVGVVLIAGGCALSGVAGSLWAMALWSGVMGLGHLCFVIGAQSLVARQSAPHEQDRNFGHFTIGASLGQLIGPIAAGALIGGPDMAGSSALALVVAGAGAAVAFTSLWRIEHPRTAGAGKERGARVPVGSILRARGVPGGILISLSVLSATDILTAYLPVVGEHRGISPAVIGVLLSLRAAATIACRLVLTPLLRLLGRTVLLTVTCLLAALLCAGVALPVPVWALALMLVVLGFCLGVGQPLSMTTVVQAAPDEARSTALALRLTGNRLGQVAAPAAAGLIAGVAGVAAPFVMLGALLLLSSGVALRSPSAGTGDRRRAGIGQDDTDRAGSDRPCREAKG; this is encoded by the coding sequence ATGGGGCCCGGTGGGAACCGCGGCTGGCTGCTCCGCCTCGTCATCGCCTTCGGCTTCGCGCAGGGGGCGGTGTCGATGGCACGGCCCGCCGTCTCCTACCGGGCCCTCGCGCTGGGCGCGGACGAACGGGCGGTCGGCGTCATCGCCGGTGTGTACGCGCTGCTGCCACTGTTCGCCGCCGTCCCGCTCGGCCGCCGTACCGACCACGGCCGCTGTGCGCCCCTGCTGCCCGTCGGCGTGGTGCTCATCGCCGGCGGCTGCGCGCTCAGCGGCGTCGCCGGCTCCCTGTGGGCGATGGCCCTGTGGAGCGGCGTCATGGGCCTCGGCCACCTCTGCTTCGTCATCGGCGCTCAGTCGCTGGTCGCCCGCCAGTCCGCGCCGCACGAACAGGACCGCAACTTCGGGCACTTCACCATCGGCGCCTCGCTCGGCCAGCTGATCGGCCCCATCGCCGCGGGCGCGTTGATCGGGGGCCCCGACATGGCCGGCAGCAGCGCGCTGGCCCTGGTGGTGGCGGGCGCGGGCGCGGCGGTCGCCTTCACTTCCCTGTGGCGCATAGAGCATCCGAGGACCGCCGGGGCAGGCAAGGAGCGGGGCGCGCGCGTCCCCGTGGGCAGCATCCTGCGGGCCCGGGGTGTCCCGGGGGGCATCCTGATCAGTCTGTCGGTGCTGTCCGCGACCGACATCCTCACCGCCTATCTGCCGGTGGTCGGCGAGCACCGTGGCATCTCCCCGGCCGTGATCGGCGTCCTGCTCAGCCTGCGCGCGGCGGCCACCATCGCCTGCCGGCTCGTGCTGACGCCCCTGCTACGGCTGCTCGGGCGCACCGTGCTGCTCACGGTGACCTGTCTGCTGGCCGCCCTGCTGTGCGCCGGGGTCGCGCTGCCGGTGCCGGTGTGGGCGCTCGCGCTGATGCTGGTCGTGCTCGGCTTCTGCCTCGGCGTCGGCCAGCCGCTGTCCATGACGACGGTCGTCCAGGCCGCCCCCGACGAGGCCCGTTCCACGGCCCTCGCCCTGCGGCTGACCGGCAACCGCCTCGGCCAGGTCGCCGCGCCCGCCGCGGCGGGACTGATCGCGGGCGTCGCGGGCGTCGCCGCACCCTTCGTGATGCTCGGCGCGTTGCTCCTGCTCTCGTCGGGGGTTGCCCTGCGCTCCCCGTCGGCGGGGACGGGCGACCGTCGGCGTGCGGGGATCGGGCAGGATGACACGGACCGGGCCGGCAGCGACCGGCCGTGTCGGGAAGCGAAGGGATGA
- a CDS encoding CitMHS family transporter has product MLTILGFAMIATFLVLIMMKKMSPIAALVLIPALFCVFVGKGAHLGDYVIDGVSSLAPTAAMLMFAIVYFGVMIDVGLFDPIVRAILKFCKADPMRVVVGTALLAAIVSLDGDGSTTFMITVSAMYPLYKRLKMSLVVMTGVAAMANGVMNTLPWGGPTARAATALKVDATDIFVPMIPALAVGLLAVVALSYVLGLRERRRVGTLTLDEALVREPAPESETVLVGAGAGAKAGAGRGGPGGADASRGSAGSGGSGGADEASDDDFKGLDPNRPTLRPRLYWFNALLTVALLTAMIMELLPIPVLFLLGAALALTVNFPHIPDQKARIAAHADNVLNVSGMVFAAAVFTGVLTGTGMVDHMANWLVDTIPEGMGPHMGLVTGLLSLPLTYFMSNDGFYFGVLPVLAEAGQAHGVSTLEIARASIVGQPLHMSSPLVPAVYVLVGMAKVEFGDHTRFVVKWAVLTSLVILAAGILFGII; this is encoded by the coding sequence ATGCTGACCATCCTCGGCTTCGCCATGATCGCGACCTTCCTGGTCCTGATCATGATGAAGAAGATGTCGCCGATCGCGGCGCTCGTGCTGATTCCCGCGCTGTTCTGCGTGTTCGTCGGCAAGGGCGCCCACCTCGGCGACTACGTCATCGACGGCGTGTCCAGCCTCGCCCCCACCGCGGCGATGCTCATGTTCGCGATCGTCTACTTCGGGGTGATGATCGACGTCGGGCTCTTCGACCCGATCGTCCGGGCCATCCTGAAGTTCTGCAAGGCCGACCCGATGCGCGTCGTCGTCGGTACGGCACTGCTCGCCGCGATCGTCTCGCTCGACGGCGACGGGTCCACCACCTTCATGATCACGGTCTCGGCCATGTATCCGCTGTACAAGCGGCTGAAGATGAGCCTGGTCGTGATGACCGGCGTCGCCGCGATGGCCAACGGCGTGATGAACACGCTGCCCTGGGGCGGCCCCACCGCCCGCGCCGCCACCGCGCTCAAGGTCGACGCCACCGACATCTTCGTCCCGATGATCCCGGCCCTGGCCGTCGGTCTGCTCGCGGTCGTCGCCCTGTCGTACGTGCTCGGTCTGCGCGAGCGCCGTCGGGTGGGCACGCTGACGCTGGACGAGGCGCTGGTGCGCGAACCGGCGCCGGAGAGCGAGACGGTGCTGGTCGGTGCGGGTGCGGGTGCCAAGGCCGGTGCCGGTCGTGGCGGCCCGGGTGGAGCGGACGCCTCCCGGGGTTCCGCCGGCTCCGGCGGCTCCGGCGGAGCGGACGAGGCGTCGGACGACGACTTCAAGGGCCTCGACCCGAACCGGCCCACCCTGCGCCCCAGGCTGTACTGGTTCAACGCGCTCCTCACGGTCGCGCTGCTCACCGCCATGATCATGGAGCTGCTGCCGATCCCGGTGCTCTTCCTGCTCGGCGCCGCGCTCGCGCTCACCGTGAACTTCCCGCACATCCCGGACCAGAAGGCCCGGATCGCCGCCCACGCCGACAACGTGCTCAACGTCTCCGGCATGGTCTTCGCCGCCGCCGTCTTCACCGGCGTCCTCACCGGCACCGGCATGGTCGACCACATGGCCAACTGGCTCGTGGACACCATCCCCGAGGGCATGGGCCCGCACATGGGCCTGGTCACCGGCCTGCTGAGCCTGCCGCTCACCTACTTCATGTCCAACGACGGCTTCTACTTCGGCGTCCTGCCCGTGCTCGCCGAGGCCGGCCAGGCGCACGGCGTGTCGACACTGGAGATCGCCCGCGCCTCGATCGTCGGCCAGCCGCTGCACATGTCCAGCCCGCTCGTCCCGGCCGTGTACGTCCTGGTCGGCATGGCGAAGGTCGAGTTCGGCGACCACACGCGGTTCGTCGTGAAGTGGGCGGTCCTGACCAGCCTGGTGATTCTCGCGGCGGGCATCCTGTTCGGCATCATCTGA
- a CDS encoding molybdopterin-dependent oxidoreductase — MSRTALRICPLCEATCGLALTIDGTEVTAARGDRDDVFSHGFICPKGASFGAVDSDPDRLRTPLVRRDGELREATWEEAFDAVAAGVRTVAERHGPHSVGVVLGNPNVHTVAGALYPPVLLAALGTRSLFTASTVDQMPKHVSSGLLFGDANAIPVPDLDHTDHLLLIGANPLESNGSLCTAPDFPGRLKALRARGGTLTVVDPRRTRTAKLADRHVAIRPGTDALLLAAMVHVLYEEDLADLGDLAPHVTGVEEVRDAVRDFTPEAVAAACDVDAGVTRALARELAAARTGAVYGRIGSCTVPHGTLASWLVDVLNILTGNLDRPGGALFPQAATDRTPRPAGPGRGFALGRWRSRVSGHPEAKGELPLSALAEEIDTATDADADADADTAAGEPVRALITIAANPVLSAPDGDRLDKALDSLDFMVSVDPYLNETSRHADVVLPPPPPAQSPHHDFAFNTLAVRNQVRYTRPAVPLEPGRMAETEILARLTLAVSGRHGADPAAVDAMVIEQTLGKSVRDPHSPVHGRDPGDLTARLTGENGPERRLDLMLRLGPYGDGFGARPDGLTLERLLAHPHGIDLGPLRPRLPQPLKTRSGKVELLPEPIAGDLPRLRHALAERPAGLVLVGRRHLRSNNSWMHNIPALTGGSNRCTLHLHPDDAGRLGVRGAQPVRVQGPGGEVTVPAEVTDTVRPGVVSLPHGWGHDRPGTRQTHAATEPGVNVNQLLDGSLLDPLSGNAVLNGVPVKLTPVTAL; from the coding sequence GTGTCCCGCACCGCCCTGCGTATCTGCCCCCTGTGCGAGGCCACCTGCGGCCTGGCCCTCACCATCGACGGCACCGAGGTCACCGCCGCCCGCGGCGACCGCGACGACGTCTTCAGCCACGGTTTCATCTGCCCCAAGGGCGCCTCCTTCGGGGCCGTCGACTCCGACCCCGACCGGCTGCGCACGCCCCTGGTGCGCAGGGACGGCGAACTGCGCGAGGCCACCTGGGAGGAGGCCTTCGACGCGGTCGCCGCCGGGGTCCGCACCGTCGCCGAGCGGCACGGACCGCACTCCGTCGGCGTCGTCCTCGGCAATCCCAACGTGCACACCGTGGCCGGCGCCCTCTACCCGCCCGTCCTGCTCGCCGCCCTCGGCACCCGCAGCCTCTTCACCGCCTCCACGGTCGACCAGATGCCCAAGCACGTCTCCAGCGGGCTGCTCTTCGGCGACGCCAACGCCATCCCGGTGCCCGACCTCGACCACACCGACCACCTCCTGCTGATCGGCGCCAACCCGCTGGAGTCCAACGGCAGTCTGTGCACCGCCCCCGACTTCCCCGGCCGGCTCAAGGCCCTGCGCGCCCGCGGCGGCACCCTCACCGTCGTCGACCCGCGCCGCACCCGCACCGCGAAACTCGCCGACCGCCACGTGGCGATCCGGCCCGGCACCGACGCCCTGCTGCTCGCCGCGATGGTCCACGTGCTGTACGAGGAGGACCTGGCCGACCTCGGCGACCTCGCCCCGCACGTGACCGGGGTCGAAGAAGTCCGCGACGCCGTACGCGACTTCACCCCCGAGGCGGTCGCCGCCGCCTGCGACGTGGACGCCGGTGTGACACGCGCCCTCGCCCGCGAACTCGCCGCCGCCCGCACCGGCGCCGTCTACGGCCGCATCGGCAGCTGCACCGTCCCGCACGGCACCCTCGCCAGCTGGCTCGTGGACGTCCTCAACATCCTCACCGGCAACCTCGACCGGCCCGGCGGCGCCCTCTTCCCGCAGGCCGCCACCGACCGGACCCCGCGCCCCGCCGGACCCGGCCGCGGCTTCGCGCTCGGCCGCTGGCGCTCCCGGGTGAGCGGACACCCCGAGGCGAAGGGCGAACTGCCGCTGTCCGCCCTCGCGGAGGAGATCGACACCGCCACCGACGCCGACGCCGACGCCGACGCCGACACCGCCGCCGGCGAGCCGGTGCGCGCGCTGATCACCATCGCCGCCAACCCCGTACTGTCCGCCCCCGACGGCGACCGGCTCGACAAGGCGCTCGACTCGCTGGACTTCATGGTCAGCGTCGACCCCTACCTCAACGAGACCTCCCGCCACGCCGACGTCGTCCTGCCGCCGCCCCCGCCGGCGCAGAGCCCGCACCACGACTTCGCCTTCAACACCCTCGCCGTGCGCAACCAGGTCCGCTACACCCGCCCCGCCGTCCCGCTGGAGCCCGGCCGCATGGCGGAGACCGAGATCCTGGCCCGGCTGACCCTGGCCGTCAGCGGCAGGCACGGCGCCGACCCGGCCGCCGTCGACGCCATGGTGATCGAGCAGACCCTCGGCAAGTCCGTCCGCGACCCGCACTCACCCGTGCACGGCCGCGACCCCGGCGACCTGACCGCACGGCTCACCGGCGAGAACGGCCCCGAGCGACGGCTCGACCTGATGCTGCGACTCGGCCCCTACGGCGACGGCTTCGGCGCACGACCCGACGGGCTGACCCTGGAGCGCCTGCTCGCCCACCCGCACGGCATCGACCTCGGCCCGCTGCGCCCGCGCCTGCCGCAGCCGCTGAAGACCCGCAGCGGCAAGGTGGAGCTGCTGCCGGAGCCGATCGCCGGCGACCTGCCCCGCCTGCGGCACGCCCTGGCCGAGCGGCCCGCCGGGCTCGTCCTCGTCGGCCGCCGCCACCTCAGGTCCAACAACAGCTGGATGCACAACATCCCGGCCCTCACCGGCGGCTCCAACCGCTGCACCCTGCACCTCCATCCCGACGACGCCGGACGGCTCGGCGTACGCGGCGCGCAGCCCGTGCGCGTCCAGGGGCCCGGGGGAGAGGTGACCGTCCCCGCCGAGGTCACCGACACCGTCCGGCCCGGCGTGGTCAGCCTGCCGCACGGCTGGGGCCACGACCGCCCCGGCACCCGCCAGACCCACGCCGCCACCGAGCCCGGTGTCAACGTCAACCAGCTCCTCGACGGCAGCCTGCTCGACCCGCTCTCCGGCAACGCGGTCCTCAACGGCGTACCGGTAAAGCTCACCCCGGTGACCGCGCTCTGA
- a CDS encoding TetR/AcrR family transcriptional regulator: MRTVSHATPLRRAPVQRRSAERLTRILDACADLLDEVGYDALSTRAVALRADVPIGSVYRFFGNKRQMADALAQRNLERYAERVTERLTETGDGGWRCALDAVLDEYLAMKRTAPGFSLIDFGNQIPVGDRAAVPNHRVAERLTELLSGYLGRSPDDDLRRVFLVAVETADTLVQLAFRVAPDGDAKIIEEARELLRAYLGRVLD, encoded by the coding sequence ATGAGGACCGTGTCCCACGCGACCCCGCTCCGCCGCGCCCCCGTGCAGCGGCGCAGCGCCGAACGGCTGACCAGGATCCTCGACGCCTGCGCCGACCTCCTCGACGAGGTGGGCTACGACGCCCTGAGCACCCGGGCCGTGGCGCTGCGTGCCGACGTCCCCATCGGGTCGGTGTACCGCTTCTTCGGCAACAAGCGGCAGATGGCCGACGCGCTGGCCCAGCGCAACCTGGAGCGCTACGCGGAACGCGTGACCGAACGGCTCACGGAGACCGGCGACGGCGGCTGGCGCTGCGCCCTGGACGCCGTGCTCGACGAGTACCTGGCGATGAAGCGGACCGCGCCCGGCTTCTCCCTGATCGACTTCGGCAACCAGATCCCGGTCGGCGACCGGGCCGCCGTCCCCAACCACCGCGTCGCCGAGCGGCTCACCGAGCTGCTCTCCGGCTACCTCGGCCGAAGCCCCGACGACGATCTGCGCCGCGTCTTCCTCGTCGCCGTGGAGACCGCCGACACCCTCGTCCAACTCGCCTTCCGGGTCGCGCCGGACGGGGACGCGAAGATCATCGAGGAGGCGCGGGAGCTGCTCCGGGCCTATCTGGGGCGCGTCCTGGACTGA
- the hmgA gene encoding homogentisate 1,2-dioxygenase, producing MSGDARKTAEGLAYLSGFGNEHSSEAVAGALPEGRNSPQRAPLGLYAEQLSGTAFTEPRAHNRRSWLYRIRPSAAHPAFTRAGNGAIRTAPFAQAVPDPNRLRWNPLPEPAAGTDFVAGLWTLGGNGDAAQRTGMAVHLYHATASMERVFSDSDGELLIVPERGGLLLRTEFGLLHAEPGHVALIPRGVRFRVELLDADARGYVCENYGAPFQLPDLGPIGANGLANARDFMAPVAAYEDDGDTPGPVEVVNKFCGNLWTAEYDHSPLDVVAWHGNHVPYVYDLRRFNVIGTISYDHPDPSIFTVLTSPSDTPGLAGVDFVVFAPRWLVGEDTFRPPYFHRNVMSEYMGLIEGAYDAKAEGFVPGGGSLHNMMSAHGPDRETFDRASAAELKPQRIDDGLAFMFETRWPVTLTPQAARAEHLQPGYDDVWRGLERHFRPLH from the coding sequence ATGAGCGGGGACGCGCGGAAGACCGCGGAGGGGCTGGCCTATCTGTCCGGTTTCGGCAACGAGCACAGCTCGGAAGCCGTCGCGGGCGCACTGCCCGAGGGCCGGAACTCGCCGCAGCGGGCGCCGCTCGGGCTGTACGCGGAGCAGTTGAGCGGCACGGCGTTCACCGAGCCCCGTGCCCACAACCGGCGTTCGTGGCTGTACCGGATCCGCCCCTCGGCCGCCCACCCGGCGTTCACCCGCGCGGGCAACGGCGCGATCCGCACGGCGCCCTTCGCCCAGGCCGTGCCGGACCCGAACCGGCTGCGCTGGAACCCGCTGCCGGAGCCGGCGGCCGGGACGGACTTCGTCGCGGGCCTGTGGACGCTCGGCGGCAACGGCGACGCGGCCCAGCGCACCGGCATGGCCGTGCACCTGTACCACGCGACCGCCTCCATGGAGCGCGTGTTCAGTGACTCCGACGGCGAGCTGCTGATCGTCCCGGAGCGCGGCGGCCTGCTGCTGCGCACCGAGTTCGGGCTGCTGCACGCCGAGCCGGGCCACGTGGCGCTGATCCCGCGCGGGGTGCGTTTCCGGGTGGAGCTGCTGGACGCCGACGCCCGCGGCTACGTCTGCGAGAACTACGGCGCCCCCTTCCAGCTGCCGGACCTCGGCCCGATCGGCGCCAACGGCCTGGCGAACGCGCGGGACTTCATGGCGCCGGTCGCCGCCTACGAGGACGACGGGGACACGCCGGGTCCGGTGGAGGTGGTGAACAAGTTCTGCGGCAACCTCTGGACGGCCGAGTACGACCACTCCCCGCTGGACGTCGTCGCCTGGCACGGCAACCACGTGCCGTACGTCTACGACCTGCGCCGCTTCAACGTCATCGGCACCATCTCGTACGACCACCCGGACCCGTCCATCTTCACGGTGCTCACCTCACCGTCGGACACCCCGGGGCTCGCGGGCGTCGACTTCGTGGTCTTCGCGCCGCGCTGGCTGGTGGGCGAGGACACCTTCCGGCCGCCGTACTTCCACCGGAACGTGATGAGCGAGTACATGGGCCTGATCGAGGGCGCCTACGACGCGAAGGCGGAGGGCTTCGTGCCGGGCGGCGGCTCGCTGCACAACATGATGTCGGCACACGGCCCGGACCGGGAGACCTTCGACCGGGCGAGCGCCGCCGAGCTGAAGCCGCAGCGGATCGACGACGGCCTGGCGTTCATGTTCGAGACGCGGTGGCCGGTGACCCTCACCCCCCAGGCGGCCCGCGCCGAGCACCTGCAACCCGGCTACGACGACGTCTGGCGGGGCCTGGAGCGTCACTTCCGCCCCTTGCACTGA
- a CDS encoding GntR family transcriptional regulator encodes MTSFAPDSIVLNRKLPLWYQVSQSLRASILGRSPRDPLRLPTEEQLAGHYGVSVLTMRQALKELEDEGLITRHRRRGTFIEPDARRGAPVRLLGSVDAIVAQQSGMKAELLGHGTVPVPPEVAEYFPESAEVGTYHRLRCDETTGEPTNHARNYVRPELAARIDVDDLARWPMTKVLRDVVGMDISRITDTVEARLADPETARLLEVPLLSPILHYTGVTYDTAGRVLDVAVIHYRGDRFSFTVTLDAT; translated from the coding sequence GTGACCTCCTTCGCCCCGGACTCCATCGTCCTGAACCGCAAGCTTCCGCTGTGGTACCAGGTGTCGCAGTCGCTGCGCGCCTCGATACTCGGCCGCTCGCCCCGGGATCCGCTGCGGCTGCCCACCGAGGAGCAGTTGGCCGGTCACTACGGGGTGAGCGTGCTGACCATGCGGCAGGCGCTCAAGGAGCTGGAGGACGAGGGGCTGATCACCCGGCACCGCCGGCGCGGCACGTTCATCGAGCCGGACGCCCGGCGGGGCGCCCCGGTGCGGCTGCTGGGTTCGGTTGACGCGATCGTGGCGCAGCAGTCCGGCATGAAGGCCGAACTGCTGGGCCACGGCACGGTGCCGGTGCCGCCCGAGGTCGCGGAGTACTTCCCCGAGTCCGCGGAGGTGGGGACGTACCACCGGCTGCGCTGCGACGAGACGACGGGCGAGCCCACCAACCACGCCCGCAACTACGTCCGTCCCGAACTGGCCGCCCGCATCGACGTGGACGACCTCGCCCGATGGCCGATGACCAAGGTGCTGCGGGACGTGGTGGGGATGGACATCAGCCGGATCACGGACACCGTGGAGGCCCGGCTCGCCGACCCGGAGACGGCCCGGCTGCTCGAAGTCCCCCTGCTCAGCCCGATCCTGCACTACACGGGCGTCACCTACGACACCGCGGGCCGGGTGCTGGACGTGGCGGTCATCCACTACCGGGGCGACCGGTTCTCCTTCACGGTCACCCTGGACGCCACATGA